DNA sequence from the Streptomyces sp. NBC_01497 genome:
TGAGGGCGTCGAGATCCCCGTAGGTGGCGAGGACGCGGACCCGCTCGACCTCGCTGCCGTCGTCCGCGAACTGCACGAGCGCGGCCTGACCGGTGGAGACGGTCCGCCCGGTGCGCACGGTCTCGGTCCTGATCTCGGCGGGTCCGGGACGCGACGGCGTGAGGAAGTGGGCCGACACGGTGAACGGGTCGGGGTGTGGCAGCGCCCGGCCGAGGGCACGGCCGGCGACCGCGAGCACGTAACCGCCGTTGAGGGCGTGGAGGATGGACCAGCCCGGTGACAGCTCCGCCGCGAAAACGCCGGGCGAGCGCGGGGTGACAGCGGTGTCGCGGTCGAACTCGCTGTCCCCGGTGGATACCTGTGCCATGGGCCCTACGGTACCGCTTGCTACTGACCGGTCGCTTAGGCCGGTCCCCCTCCGGCCCCGGCCCCGGCGGGGGTCAGGGCTCCTCGGTCGCCTCCGACCTGCGGTGCCAGGCCCGGGGCGCCCGCCAGTGGTAGCGCATGGCGAGCAGCCGGACGAGGAAGGCGACCAGCGCCGCGAGCGTGCCCGTGAGCGCGTTGAACGCGCCGAAGTGGATGCACGCGACGGTCAGGCCCGCCCCGACGATGGCGGGGACCGCGTACAGGTCACGGTCCCAGCGCAGCAGCGAGGGCACCTCGTTGGCGAGGACGTCCCGCAGCACACCGCCACCCACGGCCGTCGCGGTGCCGAGCGCCACGGACGCGGTGAGCCCGAGCCCGTACTCGTACGCCTTGGTGGTGCCGGTCACGCAGAACAGCCCGAGACCCGCGGCGTCGAACACGTACACCCCGGACTGGATCCGTTCGACCTGCGGGTGCAGGAAGAAGACCAGTCCGGCCGCGATGAAGGGGGTCACGAAGTACCCGAGGTCGGTGAAGGCGGCGGGCGGGACCGCGCCGATCATCAGGTCGCGAAAGAGCCCCCCGCCCAGTGCCGTGACCTCTGCGAGGACCGCCATGCCGAAGACGTCGAAGTTCTTGCGGACAGCGAGCAGGGCGCCGGAGATCGCGAAGACGAAGATCCCGACGAGGTCGAGCACGTGCTGGACGGAGGGCCTGAACAGTTCGACTACCACCCGGCAATTCTGCCGGGTACCGCGAGGACCGCCCGCCGCCGCGTCACCGCGACGGCGGACAGCCCCGCGCTCACTCCTGCGAGGACTCGGGCTCGGCCTCGGGCTCGGCCTTGGGCTCAACCTTGGTCTTGGCCTCGGACTCAGCCTTCGGCGCGGCCTTGGACTCGGCCTTGGCTGCGGGCTCGGCCTTGGCTGCAGGCTCGGCCTTGGCTGCGGGCTCGGCCTCGACCTTCGCGGCCGGCTCGGACTCCGCCTTCGGCGCGGGCCCGGCCTCGGACCCGGCTACGGGCTCGACCTCGACCTTCGCCGCGGGCTCAGGCTTCGCCTTCGGCTCGGACGCGGGCTCGGGCGCGGACTTCTGCTCCGGCACGACCGGGATCTTCGCCGGGTCCGTGAGCAGCTTCACCGCGTCCTGCGGCTGCTGGTCGGGGGCGTTCTCCGGGTGGTGGCAGGCCGTACGGTGACCGGGCGCGAGCTCGATCAGCGGCGGCTCCAAGGTGCGGCACACCTCGGTCGCCTTCCAGCACCGCGTGTGGAAGCGGCAGCCGCTCGGCGGTGAGATCGGCGAAGGCACGTCGCCCTTGAGCAGGATGCGGTCGCTCTTGGCGCCGCGCCGCTTCGGGTCCGGCACTGGCACGGCCGACAGCAGCGCCTTGGTGTACGGGTGCATCGGCGAGGAGTAGAGCGCGTCGCGGTCGGCGATCTCCACGATCTTGCCGAGGTACATCACGGCGATGCGGTCGGAGACGTGCCGGATCACCGACAGGTCGTGCGCGATGATCACGTACGTGAGCCCGAGCTCGTCCTGGAGGTCGTCCAGCAGGTTCACGACCTGCGCCTGGATCGACACGTCGAGCGCCGAGACCGGCTCGTCCGCGACGACCAGCTTCGGCTTGAGTGCGAGCGCGCGGGCGATCCCGATGCGCTGGCGCTGGCCGCCGGAGAACTCGTGCGGATACCGGTTGAAGTGCTCGGGGTTGAGCCCGACCAGCTCCAGCAGCCGCTGGACCTCCTTCTTCACGCCTCCCTCGGGCGTGACGCCCTGGAGCCGGAAGGGGGTGGCCACGATGCCGCCGACGGTGTGGCGCGGGTTCAGCGAGCCGTACGGGTCCTGGAAGATCATCTGCACGTCGCGGCGCATCGGCCGCATCTGCCCCGCGGACAGGTGCGTGATGTCGCGGCCCTCGAACTCGACCTTTCCGCCGGTCGGTTCGAGCAGCCGGGTGACCAGCCGGCCCATGGTCGACTTGCCGCAGCCGGACTCGCCGACCACGCCCAGCGTCTCGCCCGGACGCACGTCGAAGGAGAGCCCGTCGACCGCCTGGACAGCGCCGACCTTGCGCTTCAGCAGACCCTTGGTGATCGGGAAGTGCTTGGCCAGGTCGGTGACCCGCAGCAGCGGCTCGGGTGAGGAGCCCGGCGCCGCGGCGGCCGGCTCCGCGTTCGTTGCCTGCTTCGTCGGTTCACTCACAGCTTCGGCGCAATCTCTTCGATCCAGATCTTCTCGCGCTGCTCGGGTGTCATGTGGCACGCGGAGAAGTGGTCGCCGCCGGCCGCCATGAGCTCCGGCCGCTCGGTGCGGGTGATGTTGTCCTTCGGTATGTCGGCGTACGGGCAGCGGGGATGGAAGGCGCAGCCGGACGGGACGTTGATCAGGCTGGGCGGCGATCCCTTGACCGGCACGAGCCGGTCGGTCTGCTCGCGGTCGATGCGCGGCATCGACCCCAGCAGGCCCCACGTGTAGGGGTGCTGGGGACTCTCGAAGACCTTTTCCGACGTGCCGCGCTCGATGCACCGGCCCGCGTACATCACGAGCAGCCGGTCCGCGATCTCGGCGACGACGCCGAGGTCGTGGGTGATGATGACGACCGCGGACCCGAACTCCTTCTGCAGGTCGCGGATCAGGTCGAGGATCTGCGCCTGGACGGTCACGTCCAGGGCGGTCGTCGGCTCGTCCGCGATGAGCAGCTGCGGGTTGTTGACCAGCGCCATCGCGATCATGGCGCGCTGGCGCATACCGCCGGAGAACTGGTGCGGGTAGTCGCTGAAACGCCGGGCCGGCTCGGGGATGCCGACCCGGTCGAGCATCTCGATCGCCCGCTTCTTCGCGGCCTTCTTGTCGACGTTG
Encoded proteins:
- a CDS encoding ABC transporter ATP-binding protein, with amino-acid sequence MSDTHKDAAQTAEKAPAVAATGESEFLSVRDLKIHFDTDDGLVKSVDGVSFDLKAGETLGIVGESGSGKSVTSLGIMGLHTSDRARISGEIWLDGEELIAADKQRVRELRGQKMAMIFQDPLSALHPYYSVGAQIVEAYRVHNNVDKKAAKKRAIEMLDRVGIPEPARRFSDYPHQFSGGMRQRAMIAMALVNNPQLLIADEPTTALDVTVQAQILDLIRDLQKEFGSAVVIITHDLGVVAEIADRLLVMYAGRCIERGTSEKVFESPQHPYTWGLLGSMPRIDREQTDRLVPVKGSPPSLINVPSGCAFHPRCPYADIPKDNITRTERPELMAAGGDHFSACHMTPEQREKIWIEEIAPKL
- a CDS encoding ABC transporter ATP-binding protein — its product is MSEPTKQATNAEPAAAAPGSSPEPLLRVTDLAKHFPITKGLLKRKVGAVQAVDGLSFDVRPGETLGVVGESGCGKSTMGRLVTRLLEPTGGKVEFEGRDITHLSAGQMRPMRRDVQMIFQDPYGSLNPRHTVGGIVATPFRLQGVTPEGGVKKEVQRLLELVGLNPEHFNRYPHEFSGGQRQRIGIARALALKPKLVVADEPVSALDVSIQAQVVNLLDDLQDELGLTYVIIAHDLSVIRHVSDRIAVMYLGKIVEIADRDALYSSPMHPYTKALLSAVPVPDPKRRGAKSDRILLKGDVPSPISPPSGCRFHTRCWKATEVCRTLEPPLIELAPGHRTACHHPENAPDQQPQDAVKLLTDPAKIPVVPEQKSAPEPASEPKAKPEPAAKVEVEPVAGSEAGPAPKAESEPAAKVEAEPAAKAEPAAKAEPAAKAESKAAPKAESEAKTKVEPKAEPEAEPESSQE
- a CDS encoding trimeric intracellular cation channel family protein — encoded protein: MVVELFRPSVQHVLDLVGIFVFAISGALLAVRKNFDVFGMAVLAEVTALGGGLFRDLMIGAVPPAAFTDLGYFVTPFIAAGLVFFLHPQVERIQSGVYVFDAAGLGLFCVTGTTKAYEYGLGLTASVALGTATAVGGGVLRDVLANEVPSLLRWDRDLYAVPAIVGAGLTVACIHFGAFNALTGTLAALVAFLVRLLAMRYHWRAPRAWHRRSEATEEP